A window of uncultured Draconibacterium sp. contains these coding sequences:
- a CDS encoding DUF2797 domain-containing protein codes for MQLEGTILKMRTVLAEPVQYTLPIGDSQINMNDLIGKEMKMTFTGQINCISCGKLTKTSFGQGFCYNCLQTAPEASESVLRPELSKSHFGMARDMEWAEKHDLINHFVYLAVSSEVKVGVTRMHQIPTRWIDQGASYAIKLAQTPNRHIAGVIEVFLKNHFTDKTNWRAMLKNEVAQNIDLLQEKRKVIELLPAELKKYVDTENEVTSIQYPVQQFPDKIKSIGFDKIPEITGTLLGIKGQYLLLDHDRVLNIRKHNGYFLRVEM; via the coding sequence ATGCAATTGGAAGGTACTATTTTAAAAATGCGAACAGTGCTGGCCGAACCGGTACAGTATACTTTGCCCATTGGCGATTCTCAGATTAATATGAATGATTTGATTGGGAAAGAAATGAAAATGACTTTTACCGGGCAAATCAATTGCATATCGTGTGGAAAACTTACCAAAACTTCGTTTGGCCAGGGATTTTGTTACAACTGTTTGCAAACGGCACCGGAAGCCAGTGAATCGGTTCTTCGTCCCGAACTTTCGAAATCGCATTTTGGAATGGCACGAGATATGGAATGGGCCGAAAAACACGACCTGATCAATCATTTTGTTTATCTGGCTGTTTCGAGCGAAGTAAAAGTTGGAGTTACCCGGATGCACCAGATTCCAACCCGTTGGATCGATCAGGGAGCCAGTTACGCCATAAAATTAGCACAAACACCCAATCGACACATCGCCGGAGTAATCGAGGTTTTTCTAAAAAACCATTTTACCGATAAAACCAACTGGCGTGCCATGTTAAAAAACGAAGTTGCGCAAAATATTGATTTGCTGCAGGAGAAAAGAAAAGTGATTGAATTGCTTCCGGCCGAGCTGAAAAAATATGTAGATACCGAAAACGAGGTGACAAGTATTCAATATCCGGTACAACAATTCCCGGATAAAATAAAAAGTATTGGCTTTGATAAAATACCCGAAATCACAGGAACTTTATTGGGAATTAAAGGCCAGTATCTGTTATTGGATCATGATAGGGTGCTGAACATTCGCAAACACAATGGCTATTTTTTGCGGGTAGAAATGTAG
- a CDS encoding DNA alkylation repair protein, protein MVNQTVAALEYLAEKERKERSKVMFPTSMKVLGVKAINIKKVVNECWASLQNEAPEKLLQFAKDLVKTRVIECNQVAFLLLWKSKSAMRLIGLKDIEELAQNIDNWVTVDTLSVLISGCVWRENQISDADVLAWLNSENRWWRRTAVVSTVSLNLRSRGGTGDAKRTLLICEKVVNERDDMIVKALSWALRELSKRDKPAVEKFMDSYDLQLAGRVRREVYSKLQTGRKNG, encoded by the coding sequence ATGGTCAATCAAACAGTTGCTGCCTTAGAGTATCTTGCCGAAAAAGAACGAAAAGAACGCTCGAAAGTAATGTTCCCAACCTCGATGAAAGTACTTGGCGTAAAAGCCATTAACATAAAAAAAGTAGTAAACGAATGCTGGGCAAGTTTACAAAACGAAGCACCCGAAAAACTCTTGCAGTTTGCCAAAGACCTGGTAAAAACCAGGGTGATTGAATGCAACCAGGTGGCCTTTTTATTGCTTTGGAAAAGTAAAAGCGCCATGCGGCTGATTGGGTTAAAAGATATTGAAGAGCTGGCACAAAACATTGATAACTGGGTAACAGTCGACACGCTTTCGGTGCTGATTTCGGGATGTGTCTGGCGCGAAAATCAAATTTCGGATGCCGATGTTTTGGCCTGGTTAAACTCCGAAAACCGATGGTGGAGAAGAACAGCCGTGGTTTCAACCGTTTCATTAAATCTGCGATCGCGTGGCGGAACCGGAGATGCCAAACGAACTTTACTTATTTGCGAAAAAGTGGTAAACGAACGCGACGACATGATTGTAAAAGCTTTGTCGTGGGCTTTGCGCGAACTTTCAAAAAGAGATAAACCTGCAGTAGAAAAATTTATGGATAGCTATGATCTGCAACTTGCCGGACGGGTTCGACGAGAAGTGTACTCCAAATTACAAACCGGAAGAAAAAATGGCTAA
- a CDS encoding two-component regulator propeller domain-containing protein — protein sequence MKIVLILLSFIFIFQASAQRKQGSWQDYLSYANATKLTISSDKVYCATEGGLFYYELSDNSVNKLSDVVTLSDFGISTIAYNNDKDVLVVAYSNSNIDFVFSNGSVVNISDIKRKSITGDKSINNISFNGNEAYLACGFGIVVLNMDKQEVKDTYYIGEDGSAMVVNDVEFDSQFIYAATNKGIFKAEKDGANLLDYNNWVHDETIPHSDEVFNHLVNFEGNIIANYTPAAWFEDEMYILNGTAWDSYLPQIKYAFDIQAYNGYLSVASRSDVFIIDNSNSIIGRISQYDFEEELVASITPRSAGVSGDGSIWIADFENVLVRVANESFEKVLPNGPIENTVFSLNHTGSSLWIAHGGTTGYEPPRFQRYSSGEWTYFTGSTHDELKGFHNILSVKVDPSDENHFFLASWGGGLLEYRNDELVERYYNLNSPLESALPQQPNEPYTRIGGMDFDSEGNLWISNAECVHNLHKLSPSGDWESFELSEIKNRYNVGEVIVNQNGDKWMLVMGGHDAYVVDKTGTQKKQLFVTSYFSNGSDEYFTRMNDVYSIAEDVDGAIWIGTSKGIAVYNSPSRIWTAESFYASQPGLDLGDGIYHPLLETETVTAIAVDGANRKWVGTKGSGVYLISETGEQEILHFTAENSELLSNTIMAITINQKNGEVFFGTDKGLISYQGEATGGKDSYSNVYVYPNPVRETYDGPVTIAGLIENTDIKITDISGNLVFKTTSLGGQAVWDGKNLNGNRVKTGVYLVFCNDEKGEETHITKLLFIN from the coding sequence ATGAAAATAGTTTTAATATTACTCTCTTTTATATTCATTTTTCAGGCTTCGGCACAGCGCAAGCAAGGCAGCTGGCAAGATTATCTGTCGTACGCAAATGCCACAAAACTTACCATTTCTTCCGATAAAGTGTATTGTGCAACTGAAGGCGGCCTGTTCTATTACGAGCTTTCCGACAACAGTGTAAATAAACTATCGGATGTGGTGACTTTGTCGGATTTTGGCATTAGCACCATTGCATATAACAACGATAAGGATGTGTTGGTAGTGGCTTATTCCAATAGTAATATCGACTTTGTTTTTAGCAATGGTTCCGTTGTAAACATTTCCGACATAAAACGGAAATCGATTACCGGAGATAAATCCATTAACAATATTTCTTTCAATGGAAACGAAGCTTACCTGGCCTGTGGTTTTGGAATTGTGGTGCTAAACATGGATAAACAGGAGGTAAAAGACACTTATTACATTGGGGAAGACGGCTCGGCGATGGTTGTAAATGATGTTGAATTTGATTCGCAGTTTATTTATGCCGCCACCAACAAAGGTATTTTTAAGGCAGAAAAAGACGGTGCAAACCTACTCGATTATAACAATTGGGTGCACGATGAAACCATTCCACATTCGGACGAAGTGTTTAATCACCTGGTAAATTTCGAAGGGAATATTATTGCAAACTATACGCCGGCTGCGTGGTTCGAAGATGAAATGTACATTTTGAACGGAACTGCGTGGGATTCGTATTTGCCTCAAATAAAATATGCTTTTGATATTCAGGCCTACAATGGTTATTTGTCGGTTGCCAGTCGAAGTGATGTATTTATCATCGATAATTCGAATTCGATTATTGGTAGAATAAGTCAGTATGATTTTGAGGAAGAACTGGTTGCATCAATAACTCCGAGGAGTGCAGGAGTCTCGGGCGATGGTTCTATCTGGATTGCCGATTTTGAAAATGTATTGGTTCGTGTGGCAAATGAATCTTTTGAAAAAGTGCTCCCGAATGGCCCGATCGAGAACACCGTTTTTTCGTTAAATCATACCGGTTCGAGCCTGTGGATCGCACATGGTGGAACAACGGGATATGAACCTCCGCGTTTTCAGCGCTATAGTAGCGGTGAATGGACTTACTTTACAGGTAGCACCCACGATGAACTAAAAGGATTTCATAACATTTTGTCAGTTAAAGTAGATCCTTCCGACGAAAATCATTTTTTCCTGGCGAGTTGGGGAGGCGGCCTTTTAGAGTATAGAAACGATGAATTGGTTGAACGATACTACAATTTAAACAGTCCTTTGGAATCGGCATTGCCCCAACAACCCAACGAACCTTATACGCGAATTGGAGGAATGGATTTTGACAGCGAAGGGAATTTATGGATTAGTAATGCGGAATGTGTTCATAATTTACACAAACTATCGCCTTCGGGTGATTGGGAATCGTTTGAATTATCGGAAATAAAAAACCGGTACAATGTTGGCGAAGTAATTGTGAACCAAAACGGTGATAAATGGATGCTGGTGATGGGAGGCCATGATGCTTATGTAGTGGACAAAACCGGAACACAGAAAAAACAACTTTTTGTTACCTCGTACTTTAGTAATGGCTCGGATGAGTATTTTACTCGTATGAATGATGTGTACTCCATTGCCGAAGATGTGGATGGAGCCATCTGGATCGGGACTTCAAAAGGGATAGCAGTTTATAACAGTCCGTCACGAATTTGGACGGCTGAATCTTTTTATGCTTCGCAACCCGGCTTGGATTTGGGCGACGGAATTTATCATCCGCTTTTGGAAACCGAAACAGTTACAGCCATTGCCGTTGACGGAGCAAACCGAAAATGGGTAGGAACAAAAGGTTCCGGTGTGTATTTGATCTCTGAAACCGGGGAACAGGAAATTCTGCATTTTACAGCCGAAAACAGCGAATTACTTTCGAATACAATAATGGCAATTACCATTAATCAGAAAAACGGGGAAGTATTTTTTGGAACCGACAAAGGATTAATATCGTATCAGGGCGAAGCTACCGGTGGTAAAGATTCGTACAGCAATGTGTATGTATATCCGAATCCGGTTCGCGAAACCTACGACGGGCCGGTTACCATTGCCGGACTGATTGAGAATACCGACATAAAAATCACCGACATTAGCGGTAACCTGGTTTTTAAAACTACATCGTTGGGTGGGCAAGCCGTTTGGGATGGTAAAAACTTAAATGGAAACCGTGTTAAAACAGGTGTTTATCTGGTATTTTGTAACGACGAAAAAGGGGAAGAAACCCACATTACAAAACTGTTGTTTATTAACTAG
- a CDS encoding metalloregulator ArsR/SmtB family transcription factor yields the protein MVDIKELNVERLEVAAGMLKAIAHPMRIAILKHLEGGKRLTVTEIHELLKIEQSTTSHHLGILRDKGVLCSKRDGKNTYYFLKYEILSKIVDCLESCTCE from the coding sequence ATGGTAGATATCAAGGAGTTAAACGTAGAAAGACTGGAGGTTGCTGCGGGCATGTTAAAAGCGATTGCGCATCCAATGCGTATTGCAATTTTAAAACATCTTGAAGGCGGCAAACGTTTGACAGTTACTGAAATACATGAATTACTTAAAATTGAGCAGTCAACAACCTCTCATCATTTGGGGATTTTGCGCGACAAAGGTGTTTTGTGTTCAAAACGCGACGGAAAAAACACGTATTACTTTTTGAAATACGAAATTTTAAGCAAAATTGTTGATTGCCTTGAAAGCTGTACTTGCGAATAG
- a CDS encoding non-canonical purine NTP diphosphatase, giving the protein MELVFATNNKHKLEELQAILGDQFKLLSLNDIGCNEEIPEEQETLEGNASQKSFFVYEKYGYNCFADDTGLEIEALNGEPGVYSARYAGEEKSAEANMNKVLEKLTKINNRNARFRTVISLIINGREKQFEGIVEGAILEEKKGDSGFGYDPIFQPTDFQLSFAEMPLSEKNKISHRGRAVQKLVSYLKSHEIEK; this is encoded by the coding sequence ATGGAATTGGTTTTTGCTACAAACAACAAACATAAATTAGAAGAATTACAGGCCATTCTTGGAGATCAGTTTAAATTATTGAGTTTAAATGACATTGGATGTAACGAAGAAATACCGGAAGAGCAGGAAACGTTGGAAGGAAACGCCAGCCAAAAATCCTTTTTTGTGTACGAAAAGTATGGTTACAATTGTTTTGCCGACGATACCGGTCTTGAAATAGAAGCTTTAAACGGCGAGCCCGGTGTGTATTCGGCCCGTTACGCTGGCGAAGAAAAAAGTGCAGAAGCCAACATGAATAAGGTACTTGAAAAACTGACTAAAATAAATAACAGAAACGCTCGTTTTAGAACTGTAATTTCGCTGATTATTAACGGCCGGGAAAAACAGTTCGAAGGCATTGTTGAGGGTGCTATTCTGGAAGAAAAGAAAGGAGATTCGGGTTTTGGTTACGATCCAATTTTTCAACCCACCGATTTTCAGCTTTCGTTTGCAGAAATGCCACTGAGCGAAAAAAATAAAATTAGTCATCGTGGCAGAGCCGTTCAGAAGCTGGTTTCGTATTTAAAAAGTCACGAAATAGAAAAATAG
- a CDS encoding polyprenyl synthetase family protein produces MTTINKIKSPIQQELNEFEPYFKKSLQSDIPLLATILNYMYRTKGKQLRPIFVFLSAKLHGGTNEYSKLAACSVELLHTATLVHDDVVDESYERRGSFSVKALWKNKLAVLVGDYILARGLLLQLEHKKYNFLHLISRAVQDMAEGEILQMKKSRKLDIDDETYFEIIRKKTASLIATSMAIGAASATDNEEIVEKMYKIGQDAGIAFQIKDDIFDYQAKGILGKPTGNDIKEKKITLPLLYVLNNAKSSERKRVLRLIKRKNKNSEIVSELIQMVIDKRGLEYAETKMNEFKEKAIKGLKEFPDCEARESLIELMNYISTRKK; encoded by the coding sequence ATGACTACGATAAATAAGATAAAATCGCCGATTCAACAGGAACTGAATGAGTTTGAACCCTATTTCAAAAAATCGTTGCAAAGCGATATTCCTTTGCTTGCCACCATTTTAAATTACATGTACCGTACCAAAGGCAAGCAGTTGCGACCTATTTTTGTCTTTCTTTCGGCAAAGTTGCACGGTGGCACCAACGAATATTCTAAACTGGCAGCCTGTTCGGTTGAATTGTTACACACTGCAACGCTGGTGCACGACGACGTGGTTGATGAATCGTACGAACGTCGCGGATCGTTTTCGGTAAAAGCGCTTTGGAAAAATAAACTGGCCGTTTTGGTTGGTGATTACATTCTGGCCCGGGGATTACTGCTTCAGCTCGAACACAAAAAATACAACTTCCTGCACTTAATTTCGCGTGCGGTACAAGACATGGCCGAAGGTGAAATTCTGCAAATGAAAAAAAGCCGCAAACTGGATATCGACGATGAGACTTACTTCGAAATTATTCGGAAAAAGACTGCCTCGTTAATTGCAACCAGCATGGCCATTGGCGCTGCATCGGCAACCGACAATGAAGAGATTGTTGAGAAAATGTATAAAATTGGCCAGGATGCCGGAATTGCATTTCAGATTAAAGACGATATTTTTGACTACCAGGCCAAAGGAATACTAGGTAAACCAACCGGTAACGACATAAAGGAAAAGAAGATTACACTGCCGCTTTTGTATGTTCTTAACAATGCTAAAAGTTCGGAGCGAAAACGGGTGCTTCGCCTGATTAAACGGAAAAACAAAAACTCGGAAATAGTTAGCGAACTCATTCAAATGGTTATTGACAAAAGAGGTTTGGAATACGCCGAAACAAAAATGAACGAGTTTAAGGAAAAAGCCATTAAGGGCTTAAAAGAATTCCCCGATTGTGAGGCGCGGGAGTCGTTGATCGAGTTAATGAACTACATTTCTACCCGCAAAAAATAA